A single genomic interval of Helianthus annuus cultivar XRQ/B chromosome 13, HanXRQr2.0-SUNRISE, whole genome shotgun sequence harbors:
- the LOC110897998 gene encoding cytokinin dehydrogenase 1 isoform X1, with translation MLKHTNLVIKILIALILGCNFHKNKISSTSYLPHHTSITSLLKKLKLDGHLSFHNIHHASKDFGNRYSFLPAAVLYPKSVSDISNLISYIFQMGPTSPLTIAPRGHGHSLEGQAQAHQGVVINMVSLGKSQEMHFHVKENTNTPFVDVPAGELWINILHESLKHGFAPKSWTDYLHLTVGGTLSNAGISGQAFRHGPQINNVYQLQVVTGTGEVVTCTEKKNSDLFYGVLGGLGQFGIITRAHISLEPAPKMKIEKLLSKLNYIESTLFISEVSYVEFLDRVHVSELKLQEKGLWDVPHPWLNLLVPKSKIHKFADEVFGKILTDTSNGPILIYPVDKSRWNTKTSMVTPKENVFYLVAFLSSAMPASTGTDSLEYILSQNKKILEVCESANLGTKQYLPHYNTQEEWKNHFGSQWGDFVRRKLTYDPSAILTPGQRIFQKQFTFLWQFTI, from the exons ATGCTTAAACATACTAATCTTGTTATCAAAATTCTCATAGCACTCATATTGGGCTGCAACTTTCACAAAAACAAAATCTCGTCGACATCATATCTTCCCCACCACACATCCATTACTTCGTTATTGAAAAAACTAAAACTTGATGGTCATCTTAGTTTCCACAACATCCATCATGCATCCAAAGATTTTGGCAACAGATACAGTTTCCTCCCTGCAGCTGTTCTATACCCAAAATCAGTTTCAGATATCTCAAATCTCATAAGCTACATATTCCAAATGGGACCCACGTCGCCGTTAACTATTGCACCACGTGGTCATGGTCACTCACTTGAAGGTCAAGCCCAAGCTCATCAAGGGGTGGTTATAAACATGGTATCGCTAGGGAAGTCTCAAGAAATGCATTTTCATGTTAAGGAGAACACGAACACGCCTTTTGTTGATGTTCCAGCTGGCGAACTTTGGATTAATATCTTGCATGAGAGTTTAAAGCACGGGTTTGCACCAAAATCGTGGACAGATTATCTTCATTTAACCGTTGGTGGTACTTTATCTAACGCTGGAATTAGCGGACAAGCTTTCCGACATGGGCCTCAAATTAATAATGTCTACCAGCTACAAGTTGTTACAG GGACAGGAGAAGTAGTAACATGTACAGAAAAAAAGAATTCTGATCTTTTCTATGGTGTTCTTGGAGGACTTGGGCAGTTTGGGATCATTACTCGAGCTCATATTTCTCTTGAACCAGCGCCGAAAATG AAAATTGAAAAGTTGTTATCCAAATTGAATTACATTGAATCCACACTCTTCATATCAGAAGTGTCTTATGTGGAATTTCTGGATAGGGTGCATGTTTCTGAGTTGAAGCTGCAAGAAAAGGGATTATGGGATGTTCCTCACCCATGGCTAAATCTTCTTGTTCCCAAAAGCAAAATCCACAAATTTGCTGATGAAGTTTTTGGGAAAATTCTAACAGACACCAGCAATGGACCTATACTCATCTACCCAGTTGACAAGTCAAG GTGGAACACTAAAACATCAATGGTGACACCAAAGGAAAATGTGTTCTACCTAGTGGCATTTCTATCATCAGCAATGCCAGCTTCAACAGGAACAGATAGCTTAGAATACATTCTAAGTCAAAACAAAAAGATTCTAGAAGTATGTGAAAGCGCGAACCTCGGAACCAAACAATATTTGCCACATTACAACACACAAGAAGAGTGGAAAAACCATTTTGGAAGCCAATGGGGAGATTTTGTTAGAAGGAAATTGACATATGACCCTTCAGCAATACTAACTCCTGGCCAAAGAATCTTCcaaaaacaatttactttcttaTGGCAATTTACCATTTGA
- the LOC110897998 gene encoding cytokinin dehydrogenase 6 isoform X2, whose protein sequence is MLKHTNLVIKILIALILGCNFHKNKISSTSYLPHHTSITSLLKKLKLDGHLSFHNIHHASKDFGNRYSFLPAAVLYPKSVSDISNLISYIFQMGPTSPLTIAPRGHGHSLEGQAQAHQGVVINMVSLGKSQEMHFHVKENTNTPFVDVPAGELWINILHESLKHGFAPKSWTDYLHLTVGGTLSNAGISGQAFRHGPQINNVYQLQVVTGTGEVVTCTEKKNSDLFYGVLGGLGQFGIITRAHISLEPAPKMVKWMKVLYMDFTTFTKDQEQLISSNSSFDYVEGFVLINQTGLLNNWRSFFKNKNPAQASRFVSEGKIVFCLEIAKYYKQEDMGTIDQKIEKLLSKLNYIESTLFISEVSYVEFLDRVHVSELKLQEKGLWDVPHPWLNLLVPKSKIHKFADEVFGKILTDTSNGPILIYPVDKSRWNTKTSMVTPKENVFYLVAFLSSAMPASTGTDSLEYILSQNKKILEVCESANLGTKQYLPHYNTQEEWKNHFGSQWGDFVRRKLTYDPSAILTPGQRIFQKQFTFLWQFTI, encoded by the exons ATGCTTAAACATACTAATCTTGTTATCAAAATTCTCATAGCACTCATATTGGGCTGCAACTTTCACAAAAACAAAATCTCGTCGACATCATATCTTCCCCACCACACATCCATTACTTCGTTATTGAAAAAACTAAAACTTGATGGTCATCTTAGTTTCCACAACATCCATCATGCATCCAAAGATTTTGGCAACAGATACAGTTTCCTCCCTGCAGCTGTTCTATACCCAAAATCAGTTTCAGATATCTCAAATCTCATAAGCTACATATTCCAAATGGGACCCACGTCGCCGTTAACTATTGCACCACGTGGTCATGGTCACTCACTTGAAGGTCAAGCCCAAGCTCATCAAGGGGTGGTTATAAACATGGTATCGCTAGGGAAGTCTCAAGAAATGCATTTTCATGTTAAGGAGAACACGAACACGCCTTTTGTTGATGTTCCAGCTGGCGAACTTTGGATTAATATCTTGCATGAGAGTTTAAAGCACGGGTTTGCACCAAAATCGTGGACAGATTATCTTCATTTAACCGTTGGTGGTACTTTATCTAACGCTGGAATTAGCGGACAAGCTTTCCGACATGGGCCTCAAATTAATAATGTCTACCAGCTACAAGTTGTTACAG GGACAGGAGAAGTAGTAACATGTACAGAAAAAAAGAATTCTGATCTTTTCTATGGTGTTCTTGGAGGACTTGGGCAGTTTGGGATCATTACTCGAGCTCATATTTCTCTTGAACCAGCGCCGAAAATG GTGAAATGGATGAAAGTTCTTTACATGGATTTCACTACATTCACAAAAGATCAAGAACAACTAATTTCATCCAATAGTTCATTCGATTACGTAGAAGGGTTTGTTTTGATTAACCAAACCGGGCTCCTTAATAACTGGAGAtcgttttttaaaaataaaaatcctGCTCAAGCTAGTCGGTTTGTTTCTGAAGGGAAAATAGTTTTCTGCCTGGAAATCGCTAAGTATTATAAGCAAGAAGATATGGGTACCATTGATCAG AAAATTGAAAAGTTGTTATCCAAATTGAATTACATTGAATCCACACTCTTCATATCAGAAGTGTCTTATGTGGAATTTCTGGATAGGGTGCATGTTTCTGAGTTGAAGCTGCAAGAAAAGGGATTATGGGATGTTCCTCACCCATGGCTAAATCTTCTTGTTCCCAAAAGCAAAATCCACAAATTTGCTGATGAAGTTTTTGGGAAAATTCTAACAGACACCAGCAATGGACCTATACTCATCTACCCAGTTGACAAGTCAAG GTGGAACACTAAAACATCAATGGTGACACCAAAGGAAAATGTGTTCTACCTAGTGGCATTTCTATCATCAGCAATGCCAGCTTCAACAGGAACAGATAGCTTAGAATACATTCTAAGTCAAAACAAAAAGATTCTAGAAGTATGTGAAAGCGCGAACCTCGGAACCAAACAATATTTGCCACATTACAACACACAAGAAGAGTGGAAAAACCATTTTGGAAGCCAATGGGGAGATTTTGTTAGAAGGAAATTGACATATGACCCTTCAGCAATACTAACTCCTGGCCAAAGAATCTTCcaaaaacaatttactttcttaTGGCAATTTACCATTTGA